CAGCCGTGATCCACGTTGGGGACGTGTCAGCGAAGGTTCGGGAGAAGACCCTTTCCTGGGTGGAGCTATCGCACAGGCAATGGTATACGGATACCAGGGTGCCAATCTGCAAGACCAGTTGCGCCGTAATGATGAAATCATGGCCTGCGTTAAACATTTCGCCCTGTATGGAGCCGGAGAGGCCGGACGCGATTATAACACAGTGGACATGAGCCGCAACCGGATGTTCAATGAATTTATGTATCCGTACGAAGCTGCCGTAGAGGCAGGTGTAGGTAGCGTAATGGCTTCATTCAATGAAATAGACGGGATACCGGCTACCGGGAACAAATGGCTATTGAGCGACTTGCTGCGTGGCCAATGGGGGTTTGAAGGGTTTGTGGTAACAGACTTTACAGGTATTGCGGAGATGATAGAACATGGTGTCGGCGACTTACAAACCGTCAGTGCACTTGCCCTGAATGCAGGTGTGGATATGGATATGGTAAGTGAAGGTTTTGTCGGCACGCTGATGAAATCCATTAAAGAAGGAAAAGTGAGAATGGGTACGCTAAATACGGCTTGCCGCCGGATATTGGAAGCAAAATATAAATTGGGCCTGTTCGACAATCCTTATAAATATTGTGATGTGAACCGTCCGAAGCGGGACATCTTTACAAAAGAACATCGGGATGCCGCCCGTAAGATTGCCAGTGAAAGTTTTGTACTTTTAAAGAACGCTCCCTTAGCAGCACAGAAAAATGCCGCCCCCGTGCTTCCATTAAAGAAGCAAGGCACCGTTGCAGTAATCGGTCCTCTCGGCAATACGCGTAGCAATATGCCGGGCACTTGGAGTGTAGCTGCACGCCTCAACGATTATCCTTCTTTGTACGAAGGACTGAAAGAGATGATGGCAGGCAAAGTCAACATCACCTACGCCAAGGGCAGCAACCTTATCGGTGATGCTGCTTACGAAGAACGTGCCACCATGTTCGGTCGCTCACTGAACCGCGACAACCGTACGGATCAGGAATTATTGGACGAAGCGCTGAAAGTGGCAGCCGGAGCCGATGTCATCGTAGCCGCACTGGGGGAATCTTCTGAAATGAGTGGTGAAAGTTCAAGCCGCACAGAACTCGGCTTACCCGATGTGCAGCATACTTTACTGGAAGCCTTACTAAAAACAGGCAAGCCTGTAGTACTTACTCTGTTTACCGGTCGCCCGTTGACACTGAACTGGGAACAGGAACATGTACCTGCTATCCTCAATGTATGGTTCGGAGGTAGCGAGGCAGCTTATGCCATTGGCGATGTATTGTTCGGCGACGTAAATCCAAGTGGAAAGCTGACGATGACGTTCCCGAAGAATGTAGGCCAGATACCTTTGTTCTACAATCATAAGAATACCGGTCGCCCGTTGGCAGAAGGTAAATGGTTCGAAAAGTTCCGTTCAAATTATCTGGATGTGGATAATGAACCATTGTACCCCTTCGGTTATGGATTATCATATACCAACTTCCAGTATAGTGACATTGCACTGAGCACGCCTACACTGGGAAAAGACGGTTCTGTTACCGCCGTAGTTACTGTAACCAATACGGGTAAATACGATGGTGCGGAAGTAGTACAACTCTATATCCGTGATCTTGTAGGAAGCATCACCCGTCCGGTGCGCGAGCTGAAGGGGTTCAATAAGATCTTCCTTCGTGCCGGAGAAAGTAAAACAGTATCATTCACCATCACGCGCGACCTGCTCCGGTTCTATGATTATGATATGAATTACGTAGCCGAACCCGGTGATTTCAATATTATGATCGGTGGAAACAGCCAGACGGTGAAGACGGCAAAATTAACACTTAAATAAAGTGATTAGGGTTTAGTGATAAGTGATTAATGCCATGCGGAATAATAGCGCAGCCCACTAATCACTTATCACTAAACCCTAATCACTAAACTTCCCCTCTATATTAATTATGAAACAACTAACAACCTACTTTCCCCTTCTCTTCCTGCTCCTTCTCGGAGCTTGTAAGAATTCGAACCCCGGCAACACTGCCCGACTTACGGACGATGCTTTGATGGACACTGTTCAACGGCGAACCTTCAATTACTTCTGGGAAGGCGCAGAGCCTAACAGTGGTCTTGCCCCCGAACGTATCCACATGGACGGCATCTATCCCGAGAAAGACCAGAACGTTGTCACTTCCGGTGGCAGTGGCTTCGGTATTATGACCATACTTTCAGGTATCGACCGCGGCTACGTCACCCGTGAAGAAGGTCTGGCACGTATGGAAAAGATTGCCTCTTTCCTCGAGAAAGCTGACCGTTTTCATGGAGCCTACCCACATTGGTGGTATGGAGATACCGGTAAAGTGAAACCTTTCGGACAAAAAGACAATGGTGGAGATCTTGTGGAAACAGCCTTCCTGATACAAGGATTACTGGCTGTACACCAATATTACATCAATGGTTCGCCGGAAGAGCAGGCACTTGCCAAACGCATCGATATCCTCTGGCGCGATGTCGATTGGAATTTCTATCGCCAAGGCGACCAGAATGTACTCTACTGGCATTGGAGCCCCGAATATGGCTGGGCAATGGATTTCCCTGTACATGGTTATAATGAATGCCTCATCATGTACCTGCTTGCTGCAGCCTCTCCTACGCATGGTGTTCCTGCCGCTGTCTATCATGACGGTTGGGCACAGAACGGTGCCATCGTCGATCCCCATAAAGTAGAAGGCATCGAACTTCATTTGCGCTATCAAGGTTGTGAAGCCGGACCTCTCTTTTGGGCACATTATTCTTTCCTCGGATTGGATCCGACAAACCTGAAAGATGAATATTGCGCCAGCTACTTCGACGAAATGCGCAACCTGACGCTTGTGAACCGTGCTTATTGCATCCGCAATCCGAAGCACTACAAAGGTTTCGGCCCGGACTGCTGGGGACTGACCGCTAGCTACTCCGTGGGCGGATATGCCGCCCACATGCCGAACGAACGGGACGACCAGGGAGTTATATCCCCTACTGCCGCCCTTTCATCCATTGTCTATACACCGGAGCAGTCGCTGGCTGTGATGCGGCACCTCTACGGAATGGGCGATAAGCTATTCGGGCCTTACGGTTTCTACGATGCCTTTAGCGAAACTGATAACTGGTATCCCAAGCGATATCTCGCCATTGACCAAGGCCCGATAGCCGTCATGATAGAGAACTATCGCACTGGATTGCTATGGAACCTCTTTATGAGCCATCCGGATGTACAAAACGGATTGCAGAAACTGGGATTCTCAATAAATAAATAGATAGAAAAGCCGGAAGCAGTACACAATACTTGTTTCCGGCTTTTATTTTTTATCAGATAAGTTTCATTATACACTTTCCTTATTTCACTAAGAAACAAGGTATTAAATTAATTTGAGTAGTAAATGAGTAGTCTTTGAATTGTTAAAAATCAGGGATATGTATTGGTGGTGAATGTGTTTTTTGTGCACGGCTTATTTCTATTCATACTTTTGCCCCAGACTTAATTCTCGCCAAAAACAAAAGAAGCGAGAAATGAGGTCCAACCTAGTTATCCACTAAAAAATTTAATGCAATGAAGAAAAAAACACTTCTTCCCTTGGAGAAAGCCTCATGGCTTAAAAGTTTATTTCTATTAGTGTGCCTCGTACTTTCCGGCACCACTGTATTCGCTCAGGAAAAAACAGTAACCGGTGTAGTAACCGATTCATTCAATGAGCCGTTGATTGGCGCATCTATTGTAGTACAAGGTACCACTAACGGTGTAATAACCGACCTTGATGGTAAGTATTCCATTAAAGTTACTCCGGGTGCTACTCTCCAATTTTCATACGTAGGTATGGAGAAACAAAGTATCAAAGTAGGCAATCAGAGTATTATCAACGTTCAGTTGAAAGATGATTCCCAAATGCTTGCCGAAACAGTAGTTATCGGTTATGGTAGTGCAAAGAAACGCGACCTGACAGGTTCTATCACCAATATCAAAGGTGACGAGATTGCCAACAAACCGGTTGCCAATCCATTATCGGCTCTGCAAGGTAAAGTGGCCGGTGTACAGGTTATCAACTCCGGCAGGGCAGGTGAAGACCCTGAAATCCGCGTACGCGGTACCAACTCTATCAATGGTTACAAACCTTTGTATGTAGTTGACGGATTGTTTAACGACAACATCAACTTCCTGAATCCACAGGATATTGAATCTATGGAAATCCTGAAAGACCCGTCCTCGCTCGCCATCTTCGGTGTACGTGGTGCCAACGGTGTTATCATTATCACTACGAAGAAAGCTAAAGTAGGCCAGACTCGCGTAAACATTAACGGCTCTTTTGGCTTTAAGAGCGTACCCAATCAGATTGAAATGGTAGATGCAGCCGGATTCAAAGAACTGTATAACGAACAGCTAAGAAATGAAGGTAATCCCGAATTCGACTTCACGGGTTGGAACGGTAACACTAACTGGCAGGACGAAATCTTCCAGACCGGTTTCATCACCAATAATAATGTCAGCATCACAGGAGCTTCCGAAAAGCATAGTTTCTATCTTGGTGCCGGGTATGCTTATGAACAAGGTAACATCAAGAACGAAAAGTACAGCAAAATAACGCTGAGCGTCAGCAATGAGTATAAACTGACAGATAACTTCAGAGTAGGTTTCCAGTTCAACGGTGCACGCATCTTACCAGCCGACACTAAGACTGTAACCACTGCTGTTCGCGCTACTCCGGTAGCTACGGTATTCAATGACCAATACGGCCTTTATACAACTTTGCCTGAATTCCAGAAGGCACAAATGAATAATCCAATGGTAGACGTTGACCTGAAAGCCAACACAACACGTGCCGAGAACTATCGTGGTTCGGGGAACGTATATGCTGAATGGGATTTCCTGAAACATTTCCAGTTCAAGGCTATGTTCTCTATGGATTATGCTTCTAACAATAGCCGCAAGTTCACTCCTATCATTCAGGTATATGATGCCAGTGCCGAAGGAAACATAGTTACACTGGGCGATGGTAAGACAGGTGTCAGCCAAGCCAAACAGACAGAGATGAAAACACAGAGTGACTATCTGTTGACTTACACGAATACATGGGGTGATCATAGCCTGACAGCTACTGCCGGTTTCACCACTTATTACAACAAACTGGAGAATCTGGGAGCTGCCCGTGCACAAGGTGTAGGTCTGGTGATTCCTGATAATCCTGACAAATGGTACGTAAGCATCGGTGATGCCGGTACTTCCACCAATGAAAGTACACAATGGGAACGTGCTACCGTATCAATGCTGGGACGTATCCTTTACAACTATAAAGGCAGATATTTATTCAACGGTTCGTTCCGTCGTGACGGTTCTTCCGCTTTCTCGTACACAGGAAACCAATGGCAGAATTTCTACTCTGTAGGTGCAGGCTGGCTAATCAGCGAAGAAGAATTTATGAAAGATATCACTTGGCTGGATATGTTGAAGCTGAAAGGTTCATGGGGTACACTTGGTAACCAAAATTTGGACAAAGCTTATCCTGCAGAACCTTTGTTGAGCAACGCATACTCTGCCGTATTCGGTACTCCGTCCGCCATCTATCCGGGCTATCAGCTTTCTTACCTGCCTAATGCTACCCTGAGATGGGAAAAGGTAGAAGCATGGGAAGTCGGTGCAGAAGCTAACTTCTTCCGTAACCGCTTGCACCTGGAAGGTGTATATTACAAGAAAACCACGAAAGATCTGCTTGCCGAAGTACCGGGCATTTCAGGAACAGTACCGGGTATTGGTAATCTGGGATCTATCGAAAACAAGGGTATTGAACTTGCCATTAACTGGCGCGACCAGATCGGTGACTGGAACTACAGCATTGGTGGCAACCTGACTACTATCAAAAATAAAGTGCTGAGTCTTGTACAAGAAGGTTATTCTATCATCTCAGGTGACAAGAGCCAGAGTTATACAATGGCCGGATTCCCTATCGGTTACTTCTATGGTTACAAGGTAGAAGGTGTTTACCAAAACCAAGCTGAAATAGACAACTCACCCAAGAATACACTGGCAACCGTTACACCGGGTGACCTGAAGTTCGTAGACGTGGATGGCAACGGTGAAATCACTCCTGCCGACCGTACCATGATCGGCGATCCGACTCCGGACGTGACTTACGGCATCAACTTCAGTGTAGGTTACAAAAACTGGGAACTGGGTGTTGACATGATGGGACAAGCCGGTAACGAAATCTACCGTACATGGGACAACTACAATTGGAGCCAGTTCAACTTCATGA
This window of the Bacteroides intestinalis DSM 17393 genome carries:
- the bglX gene encoding beta-glucosidase BglX: MKAIFKRTSLLLMGALIGISTVQAQKSPQDMDRFIDALMKKMTVEEKIGQLNLPVTGDITTGQAKSSDVAAKIEKGLVGGLFNLKGVDRILEVQKLAVEKSRLGIPLLFGMDVIHGYETIFPIPLGLSCTWDMAAIEKSARIAAIEASADGISWTFSPMVDISRDPRWGRVSEGSGEDPFLGGAIAQAMVYGYQGANLQDQLRRNDEIMACVKHFALYGAGEAGRDYNTVDMSRNRMFNEFMYPYEAAVEAGVGSVMASFNEIDGIPATGNKWLLSDLLRGQWGFEGFVVTDFTGIAEMIEHGVGDLQTVSALALNAGVDMDMVSEGFVGTLMKSIKEGKVRMGTLNTACRRILEAKYKLGLFDNPYKYCDVNRPKRDIFTKEHRDAARKIASESFVLLKNAPLAAQKNAAPVLPLKKQGTVAVIGPLGNTRSNMPGTWSVAARLNDYPSLYEGLKEMMAGKVNITYAKGSNLIGDAAYEERATMFGRSLNRDNRTDQELLDEALKVAAGADVIVAALGESSEMSGESSSRTELGLPDVQHTLLEALLKTGKPVVLTLFTGRPLTLNWEQEHVPAILNVWFGGSEAAYAIGDVLFGDVNPSGKLTMTFPKNVGQIPLFYNHKNTGRPLAEGKWFEKFRSNYLDVDNEPLYPFGYGLSYTNFQYSDIALSTPTLGKDGSVTAVVTVTNTGKYDGAEVVQLYIRDLVGSITRPVRELKGFNKIFLRAGESKTVSFTITRDLLRFYDYDMNYVAEPGDFNIMIGGNSQTVKTAKLTLK
- a CDS encoding glucoamylase family protein; this translates as MKQLTTYFPLLFLLLLGACKNSNPGNTARLTDDALMDTVQRRTFNYFWEGAEPNSGLAPERIHMDGIYPEKDQNVVTSGGSGFGIMTILSGIDRGYVTREEGLARMEKIASFLEKADRFHGAYPHWWYGDTGKVKPFGQKDNGGDLVETAFLIQGLLAVHQYYINGSPEEQALAKRIDILWRDVDWNFYRQGDQNVLYWHWSPEYGWAMDFPVHGYNECLIMYLLAAASPTHGVPAAVYHDGWAQNGAIVDPHKVEGIELHLRYQGCEAGPLFWAHYSFLGLDPTNLKDEYCASYFDEMRNLTLVNRAYCIRNPKHYKGFGPDCWGLTASYSVGGYAAHMPNERDDQGVISPTAALSSIVYTPEQSLAVMRHLYGMGDKLFGPYGFYDAFSETDNWYPKRYLAIDQGPIAVMIENYRTGLLWNLFMSHPDVQNGLQKLGFSINK
- a CDS encoding SusC/RagA family TonB-linked outer membrane protein, with translation MKKKTLLPLEKASWLKSLFLLVCLVLSGTTVFAQEKTVTGVVTDSFNEPLIGASIVVQGTTNGVITDLDGKYSIKVTPGATLQFSYVGMEKQSIKVGNQSIINVQLKDDSQMLAETVVIGYGSAKKRDLTGSITNIKGDEIANKPVANPLSALQGKVAGVQVINSGRAGEDPEIRVRGTNSINGYKPLYVVDGLFNDNINFLNPQDIESMEILKDPSSLAIFGVRGANGVIIITTKKAKVGQTRVNINGSFGFKSVPNQIEMVDAAGFKELYNEQLRNEGNPEFDFTGWNGNTNWQDEIFQTGFITNNNVSITGASEKHSFYLGAGYAYEQGNIKNEKYSKITLSVSNEYKLTDNFRVGFQFNGARILPADTKTVTTAVRATPVATVFNDQYGLYTTLPEFQKAQMNNPMVDVDLKANTTRAENYRGSGNVYAEWDFLKHFQFKAMFSMDYASNNSRKFTPIIQVYDASAEGNIVTLGDGKTGVSQAKQTEMKTQSDYLLTYTNTWGDHSLTATAGFTTYYNKLENLGAARAQGVGLVIPDNPDKWYVSIGDAGTSTNESTQWERATVSMLGRILYNYKGRYLFNGSFRRDGSSAFSYTGNQWQNFYSVGAGWLISEEEFMKDITWLDMLKLKGSWGTLGNQNLDKAYPAEPLLSNAYSAVFGTPSAIYPGYQLSYLPNATLRWEKVEAWEVGAEANFFRNRLHLEGVYYKKTTKDLLAEVPGISGTVPGIGNLGSIENKGIELAINWRDQIGDWNYSIGGNLTTIKNKVLSLVQEGYSIISGDKSQSYTMAGFPIGYFYGYKVEGVYQNQAEIDNSPKNTLATVTPGDLKFVDVDGNGEITPADRTMIGDPTPDVTYGINFSVGYKNWELGVDMMGQAGNEIYRTWDNYNWSQFNFMKQRLNRWHGEGTSNSQPLLNMKHTINNLNSEYYIEDGSFFRIRNVQLAYNFDKTLLSRIGVQALKLYANIQNLKTWKHNTGYTPELGGTAIAFGVDNGSYPMPVVYTFGFNLTF